From Paenarthrobacter sp. A20:
CAGGCTTGCCACGGAGCCCGAAGGCCCCGTGGCATACCAGCTGGAGGACTGAACCTACTGGCGCCCAGCGTCGGCATGGTCCTTGTCGAGGCCGTCCGACGCCGCCAGATCAGCTTCCAGCTTGGCGGTCTCCAAGCGTTGTGCTTCAAGGCGGTCAGCCTCGGCGCCTCCCACAGCCTCACCGCGTGCCACCATGCCGGCGGTGTCGGAGAGGGGGATCTGCTTCAGCGTGATCGCCAGGATCAACGCGATGGCGATAAAGGGCACCAAGTACCAGAAGACGGGCGCCAGGGAGTTGGCGTAAGCGTTGACGATGGCGTCGCGCAACTGTTCGGGCAACTGTGCAAGCGCCTGGGGATCCAGCGTGCTGGTGGACTGCGAGGCCTGCTCCGCCGAAGCACCGGCGCCGGTGAAGGCTTCGGTCAGCGACTCGGCAAGGCGGTTGGTGAAGATAGCGCCGAAGACGGCGACACCCAGCGATGCACCCACCTCACGGAAGTAGTTGTTGGTGCTGGTAGCCGTGCCGATCTGGTCAGCGGGAACGGAGTTCTGCACCACCAGGACGATGACCTGCATGATCAGGCCCAGGCCCGCGCCGAAAATGAACAGTTGCACGCAGATGACCCAAAGGGGGGTGGACGCCGCCAGCGTGGTCAGCCACAGCATCGCAGCGATGGTGAGCGCTGCCCCGAGGATGGGGAACATCTTGTACTTGCCGGTCTTGGAAATGCGGATACCGGAGTAGATGGACGTGCCCATCAGGCCAACCATCATGGGCAGCATCAGCAGGCCGGACTCAGCCGCGGACGTTCCCGAGGACATCTGCAAGAACGTGGGAACGAAGGCGATGGCGGCAAACATGCCCAGGCCCAGCGTGAAACCGATGGCCGTTGCATTGATGAAGATGGGGTTCTTGAACAGGCTCAGCGGAATGATGGGGTCCTCGGCGCGACGTTCAACCATCACGAAGGCAAAGGCCGCCAGGACCATGCCTGCGCCAAAGGCCCAAGTGAGGGGTGAATCCCAGCCTTCGTCTTTCTTGCCACCGAAGTCGGTGAAGAAGATGAGGCAGGTGGTGGCGGCGGAAAGGAAAAGGACACCAAGGATGTCGATCTTCTTTTCGGCCTTCTTGTTCGGCAGCGTGAGGGTGAACCACGCAGTGATGAAAGCCGCGATGCCAATGGGGATGTTGATGTAGAAGGCCCATTCCCAAGTGAGGTGGTCCACGAAGAAGCCACCAAGGAGCGGACCGGCCACAGCGGAGAGGCCGAAGATGGCGCCCAGCGGCCCCATGTACTTGCCGCGTTCCTTGGCGGGAACGATGTCGGCGATGATGGCCTGCGAGAGAATCATGAGGCCGCCGCCACCCAGTCCCTGGATGGCACGGAAGATCACGAAACCCCAGAAATCGGTGGCAAACGCACAGCCCACGGAGGCGAGGGTGAACAGGGCGATGGCAACAAGGAACAGATTGCGTCGCCCGAGGATGTCACCGAACTTGCCGTAGATGGGCATCACGATGGTGGTGGCCAGGAGGTAGGCCGTGGTGATCCACGCTTGGTGCTCCACTCCGCCCAGCTTGCCCACGATGGTGGGCATGGCGGTGGAGACGATGGTTTGGTCGAGGCTGGACAGGAGCATGCCTGCGATCAGCGCCGAGAAGATGATCCAGATACGTTTCTGGGTCAGCAGCAATGGTTCGGCTGCCTTCGAGAGAGTACTCATGCGGGGTCCTTCGAGGTTTCAAGGGTGTTGGGGCCCAGTTGGTGGTTCGTGGCCAGCGGCTGGGCAAAGAGTTTGCGCGCGGCGTTGAGGTTCTGCTCCAGAATCCCGCGGTAAGGGCGCGTGTTGTCCTCCGAGAAGAACTGCTGTGCCGTCTTCTTGGAGACAGCACCGAACAACACAGTGGCCGTCATGACTTCAGGGTGTTCGGGATCCAGGCCCTCGCGGGCGGCAACGAGCCCTGCGAATTGGCGTTCGCGGGCCTCCCCTTCAAGGGTGATCCGGGCAAGCAGCTGCGGCTCGGCCGTGATGGCAGCAATGAACTGCTGGACTTCGGTGCGGCTGATGGATGAACGCTCCATCAGGGTCACCGTGAGCACGTGCAGCGCTGCCAGGAGCGTGTGAGAGATGCTGTCAGGCGTGCGGGAGGGATTGCGGTTGAAGGCCTCCAGTGCCTCTTCAGGCAGTTCGTCGGAAAACGAGCCGATGACGGCGTCTTCCTTGGAATGGAAATAGTTGAAGAAGGTCCGGCGTGAAATCCCCGCCGCTTCGCAGACTTCTTCAACAGTGAAACCGTTGAGGCCATGCTCCGCGGTCAGGGAACGCGCGACGGCGGTAATCGCCGTCCGCGTGGCGGCCCGCTTGCGCTCGCGGAGACCACCGTCGATATTTGCACTATTGCTCACAAAGTAAAGTTTTGCACTCCAGTTCGGAAAGTGCAAAAAGATCAGGGTGTGCTGTTGCTCATAGTTCCGGTGCGAACATCGCCCGGGTACGACGACGGCCGGTACCTTTCGTGCGAAAGGTACCGGCCGTCGTCGTGCTGTGGGTATTAAGCCTTGTGCGCAGGGGACGTCATGGTGGTGACGTCCAGGGCCTTGTCCAGCTCAGCCTCGGTGACTTTGCCTTCGCCCTCACCGACGAAGCCGAGCTTTTCGGTTGCCTGGCGGATGGTCAGGCCTTCCTTGACGGCGATCTTGGCGATCTTGGCCGCGTTTTCGTACCCGATGAACTTGTTCAGCGGGGTGACGATGGACGGGGACGCCTCAGCCAGGAAGCGGGCGCGCTCAACGTTGGCGGTGATGCCGTCGATCATCTTGTCGGCCATGACGCGGCTGGTGTTGGCCAGCAAGCGGATGGACTCAAGAAGGTTGGCGGCCATGACGGGGATTCCGACATTCAGCTCGAAAGCGCCGTTGGTGCCGGACCAGGCGATGGTGGTGTCGTTGCCGATGACCTGTGCGCAGGCCATGATCGAGGCTTCGCAGATGACCGGGTTGACCTTGCCCGGCATGATCGAAGAACCCGGCTGAAGGTCCGGAATGGCGATTTCGCCAAGGCCCGTGTTGGGTCCGGAGCCCATCCAGCGGAGGTCGTTGTTGATCTTCATGAAGGAGATCGCGATGTTGCGCAGCTGGCTGGAGCCTTCGATGAGGCCGTCACGGTTCGCCTGGGCCTCGAAGTGGTCGCGGGCTTCGGTGAGGGGCAAGCCGGTGTCGGCGGCGAGGAGTTCGATAACGCGCTCCGGGAAGCCGGCCGGGGTGTTGATGCCCGTGCCGACGGCGGTGCCGCCCAGCGGAACTTCGGCAACGCGGGGGAGTGCGGCGTTGATGCGCTCGATGCCATAACGAACCTGGGCGGCGTAGCCGCCAAACTCCTGGCCGAGCATGACGGGCGTAGCGTCCATGAGGTGCGTGCGGCCGGACTTGACGACTGCCTTGAACTCAACAGCCTTGCGGTCCAGGGAGGCTGCCAGGTACTCGAGGGCCGGGATCAGGTCGTTGATCAGGGCCGACGTGGCGGCAACGTGCACGGACGTCGGGAAGACGTCGTTGGAGGACTGCGATGCGTTCACGTGGTCGTTCGGGTGGACAACCTTGTCACTCCCGGCAGCCGCGAGGGCGCGCGATGCGAGCTCTGCGATGACCTCGTTGGTGTTCATGTTGGAGGACGTACCCGAACCCGTCTGGAAGACGTCGATCGGGAAGTCGCCGTCGTACTTACCGGCAGCGACCTCATCGGCAGCGGAAGCGATGGCCTTGGCGAGCTCTTCATCGAGCACCCCCAGTTCGGCGTTCGCCAGAGCGGCGGCCTTCTTCACGCGGGCCAGGGCCTCGATGTGGGTGCGCTCAAGCGTCTTGCCGGAGATCGGGAAGTTCTCCACAGCACGCTGCGTCTGGGCGCGGTACAGGGCGTTCACGGGGACGCGAACTTCGCCCATCGTGTCATGTTCAATACGGAACTCAGTGGTGGAAGTCATGGGGCTAGCTTAGGGCGATTGGACGCCCCACAGAAAACCCGGAGGGGAGTGCTACGTGCTCCGGCGCCGGGGCCGGAGCACGGCCTCCTAGAGCTTGCCGATCCCGGAAACGAGGGCCGCACGGCCTTCATCGAGCTTGTACGACAGGCCGATCACAGCCACCCGGCCGTCGTCGATGGCGTCGGAAATCACACGCGAGCTGTCAGCCAGGCGGGCCGCGGTCTGCTTGACGTGCTCCACCACCATGTCGTTGACGTCCTCCTGGCTGTTGCGCTTGGCCGTCAGGACCGACGGCGTGATGCGCTCGACGAGGTCGCGGATGAAGCCGGGAGGCATCTCGCCCGTTTCCACCGCAGCCTTGGTGGCCTTCACGGCACCACAGCTGTCATGGCCCAGGATGACGATCAGGGGAACCCGGAGTTCACTGATGCTGTATTCGAGGGAGCCAAGAACGGCGTCATCAATGACCTGGCCGGCCGTGCGGACCACGAAGGCGTCGCCGAGCCCGAGGTCGAAAATGATCTCTGCAGCAAGCCGGGAATCCGAGCAGCCAAAGATCACGGCAAACGGATTCTGGTTCTCAATGAGGGAAGAGCGTCGCGAAGCATCCTGGTTGGGGTGCAGGGATTCGCCGGAAACAAAACGTTCGTTGCCCTCGCGGAGACGGCGCCACGCCAGGGCTGGAGTCAGGTAAGTAGGCACGAGCCTTACTTTACGACGCGGACGGGGCAGTCCGTGAAACTGTTGCGCCGGGTTAGCCGGATACCGGGGCTTAAGCGGACGGCTGCGCTGAAGGAGTTACCGTGGCCGGAGCGGACGGCAACGGTGCCTGATCCGCGGACTTAACGACGGCGGCCGCCAGCGTTGCGAACTCGTCAAGGCTTGCAGTGCCGCTCAGGATGAGGGTGGTACCGCGGTACTCCAAGACCATGCTGCGCTTTTCCTTGCCGGAGTCGCGCAGCTCCCAGTCCTGGCCGCCGGCGTTTCGCGTGCCGGTGACCGGGAGGTTCTCCGTCTGCTGCAGAACCCAGGTGGGGTTGGCCTGGCTCGTCTGGGTGAGGCCAATGAAGGCCTCCTTCGGTGTCAGGAAACCAATCTCCCAGGTGGGGACACCGGATCCTGTGCCGGACTCCCAGCGCGCGTAGTTGGGTTTGAATGTGTCGCCGGTATCAGGAGTGACAGGTGTGAATCCTGCCACACCTGTGGCGTTGCGGGCGATGGCCGCCACATCAACATTGGGCCTGAAGCCCTCGCCCTTGGGGGCCGGGTTCATCAAAACGATGGGGAGGAAAGCCAGGACGCAGACCAGCAGTGCAATGACCATGCCAATGACCGAAGCGTTGGCCCGCTTGGCAGCTTTCGCCGCAATGACGGGTTTATACGGGGCATCGGGGATGGACTGGGCATCGTTTTGGTTAGCCGCTGCAGCGTCCGATTGGTTCCCGGCTGCGGGCTTGTCCTGCGTTTCACTCACCCCTCCATGATCCCTTATCGCGGCAGGGAACACACATCCGGCGACCTCACCGCAGGTATTGCGGGCTGTGGTCATCCAACGACTCCCAAGGGATGCGGCGACTATGATCGTTGGTAGAGGAACCCCGGGTTGCCCCGTGCAACCGTGTCCGGTCCCGTGAATCGTCACTCGAAGAAGAGGTTCAAGTGTCTCCTGCACCAATGACCCAGCAGTATTCCACGATTTCGCCGTCGCTCGCCGTCG
This genomic window contains:
- a CDS encoding DUF4245 domain-containing protein, whose translation is MSETQDKPAAGNQSDAAAANQNDAQSIPDAPYKPVIAAKAAKRANASVIGMVIALLVCVLAFLPIVLMNPAPKGEGFRPNVDVAAIARNATGVAGFTPVTPDTGDTFKPNYARWESGTGSGVPTWEIGFLTPKEAFIGLTQTSQANPTWVLQQTENLPVTGTRNAGGQDWELRDSGKEKRSMVLEYRGTTLILSGTASLDEFATLAAAVVKSADQAPLPSAPATVTPSAQPSA
- a CDS encoding carbonic anhydrase; protein product: MPTYLTPALAWRRLREGNERFVSGESLHPNQDASRRSSLIENQNPFAVIFGCSDSRLAAEIIFDLGLGDAFVVRTAGQVIDDAVLGSLEYSISELRVPLIVILGHDSCGAVKATKAAVETGEMPPGFIRDLVERITPSVLTAKRNSQEDVNDMVVEHVKQTAARLADSSRVISDAIDDGRVAVIGLSYKLDEGRAALVSGIGKL
- a CDS encoding class II fumarate hydratase; the protein is MTSTTEFRIEHDTMGEVRVPVNALYRAQTQRAVENFPISGKTLERTHIEALARVKKAAALANAELGVLDEELAKAIASAADEVAAGKYDGDFPIDVFQTGSGTSSNMNTNEVIAELASRALAAAGSDKVVHPNDHVNASQSSNDVFPTSVHVAATSALINDLIPALEYLAASLDRKAVEFKAVVKSGRTHLMDATPVMLGQEFGGYAAQVRYGIERINAALPRVAEVPLGGTAVGTGINTPAGFPERVIELLAADTGLPLTEARDHFEAQANRDGLIEGSSQLRNIAISFMKINNDLRWMGSGPNTGLGEIAIPDLQPGSSIMPGKVNPVICEASIMACAQVIGNDTTIAWSGTNGAFELNVGIPVMAANLLESIRLLANTSRVMADKMIDGITANVERARFLAEASPSIVTPLNKFIGYENAAKIAKIAVKEGLTIRQATEKLGFVGEGEGKVTEAELDKALDVTTMTSPAHKA
- a CDS encoding TetR/AcrR family transcriptional regulator — protein: MSNSANIDGGLRERKRAATRTAITAVARSLTAEHGLNGFTVEEVCEAAGISRRTFFNYFHSKEDAVIGSFSDELPEEALEAFNRNPSRTPDSISHTLLAALHVLTVTLMERSSISRTEVQQFIAAITAEPQLLARITLEGEARERQFAGLVAAREGLDPEHPEVMTATVLFGAVSKKTAQQFFSEDNTRPYRGILEQNLNAARKLFAQPLATNHQLGPNTLETSKDPA
- a CDS encoding MDR family MFS transporter, producing MSTLSKAAEPLLLTQKRIWIIFSALIAGMLLSSLDQTIVSTAMPTIVGKLGGVEHQAWITTAYLLATTIVMPIYGKFGDILGRRNLFLVAIALFTLASVGCAFATDFWGFVIFRAIQGLGGGGLMILSQAIIADIVPAKERGKYMGPLGAIFGLSAVAGPLLGGFFVDHLTWEWAFYINIPIGIAAFITAWFTLTLPNKKAEKKIDILGVLFLSAATTCLIFFTDFGGKKDEGWDSPLTWAFGAGMVLAAFAFVMVERRAEDPIIPLSLFKNPIFINATAIGFTLGLGMFAAIAFVPTFLQMSSGTSAAESGLLMLPMMVGLMGTSIYSGIRISKTGKYKMFPILGAALTIAAMLWLTTLAASTPLWVICVQLFIFGAGLGLIMQVIVLVVQNSVPADQIGTATSTNNYFREVGASLGVAVFGAIFTNRLAESLTEAFTGAGASAEQASQSTSTLDPQALAQLPEQLRDAIVNAYANSLAPVFWYLVPFIAIALILAITLKQIPLSDTAGMVARGEAVGGAEADRLEAQRLETAKLEADLAASDGLDKDHADAGRQ